The nucleotide window NNNNNNNNNNNNNNNNNNNNNNNNNNNNNNNNNNNNNNNNNNNNNNNNNNNNNNNNNNNNNNNNNNNNNNNNNNNNNNNNNNNNNNNNNNNNNNNNNNNNNNNNNNNNNNNNNNNNNNNNNNNNNNNNNNNNNNNNNNNNNNNNNNNNNNNNNNNNNNNNNNNNNNNNNNNNNNNNNNNNNNNNNNNNNNNNNNNNNNNNNNNNNNNNNNNNNNNNNNNNNNNNNNNNNNNNNNNNNNNNNNNNNNNNNNNNNNNNNNNNNNNNNNNNNNNNNNNNNNNNNNNNNNNNNNNNNNNNNNNNNNNNNNNNNNNNNNNNNNNNNNNNNNNNNNNNNNNNNNNNNNNNNNNNNNNNNNNNNNNNNNNNNNNNNNNNNNNNNNNNNNNNNNNNNNNNNNNNNNNNNNNNNNNNNNNNNNNNNNNNNNNNNNNNNNNNNNNNNNNNNNNNNNNNNNNNNNNNNNNNNNNNNNNNNNNNNNNNNNNNNNNNNNNNNNNNNNNNNNNNNNNNNNNNNNNNNNNNNNNNNNNNNNNNNNNNNNNNNNNNNNNNNNNNNNNNNNNNNNNNNNNNNNNNNNNNNNNNNNNNNNNNNNNNNNNNNNNNNNNNNNNNNNNNNNNNNNNNNNNNNNNNNNNNNNNNNNNNNNNNNNNNNNNNNNNNNNNNNNNNNNNNNNNNNNNNNNNNNNNNNNNNNNNNNNNNNNNNNNNNNNNNNNNNNNNNNNNNNNNNNNNNNNNNNNNNNNNNNNNNNNNNNNNNNNNNNNNNNNNNNNNNNNNNNNNNNNNNNNNNNNNNNNNNNNNNNNNNNNNNNNNNNNNNNNNNNNNNNNNNNNNNNNNNNNNNNNNNNNNNNNNNNNNNNNNNNNNNNNNNNNNNNNNNNNNNNNNNNNNNNNNNNNNNNNNNNNNNNNNNNNNNNNNNNNNNNNNNNNNNNNNNNNNNNNNNNNNNNNNNNNNNNNNNNNNNNNNNNNNNNNNNNNNNNNNNNNNNNNNNNNNNNNNNNNNNNNNNNNNNNNNNNNNNNNNNNNNNNNNNNNNNNNNNNNNNNNNNNNNNNNNNNNNNNNNNNNNNNNNNNNNNNNNNNNNNNNNNNNNNNNNNNNNNNNNNNNNNNNNNNNNNNNNNNNNNNNNNNNNNNNNNNNNNNNNNNNNNNNNNNNNNNNNNNNNNNNNNNNNNNNNNNNNNNNNNNNNNNNNNNNNNNNNNNNNNNNNNNNNNNNNNNNNNNNNNNNNNNNNNNNNNNNNNNNNNNNNNNNNNNNNGAAACTTGAGCAATTTCCAGCAAAACCCACTCATCTCTTGCCCAAACCATTTCATCACTGATCATATTTCTCCTATGAACTTCTTCATCATAAGTGATCATTTCATCACTGAGATTCTCAACATCTTGTGTTTTTGTTAGATTGTATGTGTTAAATTCTTTGACAATATTTGAGTAGTTTATAGGTTAGGATAAAGCTTGAATTCACcggaaaattttcattttttctataaatatttgACATACaatattggattttttttcattttctgttttacATTTCCTGGGTTTTTGTAATGTTAGAAATCTGTGTGTGTCTGGGACTGCAATTGGGTATATTCTTTGAAGGCCCAATTTTGTCttttataaatttacaacTGCTATTAAATTTCTAATATCCATTTAAGCAATTAACGGAGCGGAGATGATtaaatttgtttaaatttatattgattatgattatttataaatttatatagaTTATGGTTATTtatagtttattttttggatttataattttatgatttttattttatgagaaTTTGACTTTTTATCCCCAGGTATTGGAAaattactgtttttttttaaaattttattacaaaattgttatttttcatgtaGAAAAGTTCAAACTTAAAATGGCATGTTTAACTTAATCCAGTTTGACACCAAACATAGGATTTGATTGGTGTTATCCACTCCAATCCAATGCAATTCGATCCTACTtcataatccaattcaattcCCATCCCCAAACAGACCCCAAGTTCAAAGACTACACAGTTAACCTTATATTCCTTCAGTAGTGCTTGAACCTTACTTGAATCTCTAAATTAGTACCAATGTTTACAAAGAGGGATTCAATTAATGTGTAAATAGACATCAGTTGAATATGTAGGGCCTtttttcttccggcagcttaAACGGGATGGGCTGCCGTAAATGGcagattgatgaaattgtcCTCTTTGTCTGAGTTCAAAAATTAAGTCCCAAAAGCGCTTCGAAAGGGCAGTAGAGCCTTAGGAAGTGTTCTGGTTACCTCACCAACTAAAACAACAGCAACTTACAAATGATTTCTTgatgcttacagataaattttctagcttggcatgagaggcttgtggcatggaagcaaaatcagcatgagtttagcaccaaagaggaaaatatggCTTTCTAGGGAGAAAAGGGAGTGTTaaggtgaggaagaagaggtttGCAAGCAGATTTGgttgagaagagagaaagaaagaaccacATTCTTCCGGCAACTTGACAGAAATTCTGTCAGATGTGAAAATGGTCtgccagaagaagaaaatggagaagaagggtGAATAGTGCACGAGATTGCTGGGTTTTTGCAGgcaagagaggaagcttgctctctaggTGTGTGTTCTTTAGCTAATGATGAAGTAGTAGGGTGCTGGGTAGTTTCCGGCAGCTCGACGAAAACTCTGTCGAGCTTtgaaaaagtttaccaaaagggaaaatggGAAGAGATGGAAGGATGAGCTCGAAATTGCAGATGTTTCAGAGGTGAGAGATAAAGCTTGCTCTCCAGATCTGAGTTGGATTTTTATTGGGTAGAAAAGGCCCCTTTTATAGCTGCTGGAAGCCATctttttccaagaaaccctaatggtttctatctaatttggccaagctttttccttcctttctcctcCCCTTCTTTGACTTATCTTATTCTAGCAAAATCTTCTCTgtttatttgcacaaaatcaggaattttgggagctcaaggcCCCTTTTCTCGGAGCTGTTCCAGTGGGAGACTTCCATTCCCAGCCAtctccttcctttctttctttctttttccatggCCAGGTCTGATGGGGGAAGGAATTGGGGTATGTATGCTGGTTCGAAAGGTGCTTCTGGCAGCTCGCAGGCTAATATTCATTGGTTCCTTGAATGTTTCTTGCTTGGAACTTGCTCCCCCCATGTGCTGGAGCTTCCCAGCAGCTTTTCAGACTTTCCTTCTTGGCTTTATTCTTCAGCCAAGTGCTGGAGCTTTGCAACTCTTCTATTGTAATTGTATGGGCCAAGTTGATTTATTGAATAAGTGGGCTTTCTTTATCAAATATTTGGGCTTTTTGGTTGAGTCAATAGgctattttggttgggttatttttctttggagTGATGGGctattcttttctctcttgtgcttacccacatgtttgggcctatgaaatgggcttgagtcctgaggctcccaagcaacccgggacttccatttctcggcccatcaatgggcctcatgataatttattaccatccataccacaacccacttaagcaagccccgggcatcttgcatggcttgggcccacttaagcttgtagcgtggcatgttgcttatttgcttggcgtggcatgtGTGCAAAGTGTATATGACGAACTTTCGAGTGcccaaattgggtttcttcttGATAAGGTATCGCATTGGGCCGATAATTTATTTGGACCTAagcgtggattttttgggcctcaacaaatCCAAAGTCAAATTCAAAAGATATTTAACCCCAATTTATAGACCTTAACTATGTACAAATGGTTCAGCCCTacggaaagagagaaaatcctACGGAACCCCTTGGGGTCAGTGgcctccctccctcccctcTCCACTAGTTCTTCCCCTCTACTCTCCTAtcctcccctcccctcccctctCCTCTCATCTCCTTACCTCCCTATTCCCCTCGatgcttctttgttttttttttttgtggtgtgAAATCAACCGTTGTGAAACGATGTAGTCGTCATAATAGTTGTCATCTTTCAACCTACGTACATGAGAATTTGGCTCCATTTGTCATCCTTCGACATGGTTTGGAGCCACAATATGGGAAAAATGTCGAGCTGCATCTCGTTTGGGTTTAACCGGTGACGCTATGGCTCTCTTCCGGTTGTCGAGGATGTGGAGCGGTGGCCTTgcttcttaatttatttttgtctaaTAATTTCCATGTTTCCATGAACTGTATAGCAGtttgatgtgtgtgtgtgtttatttatttatgtttaggAGGTTTTACTTCTTTTTAGCTTTTACGGATCTGTCATTTTTGCTGATGTGCAACGAATTTGTATTACAGGTTCGAGTAGGTGtgcttttggttgctgagtCGAGGATTATAGTAATTTTGTGGAGAAGATTCGTGTTGTTGCGTTTAGTCACTGGAGAAGATTTACCAATATTCAGAACCATAATTGCTTTGtacttttttcataaaaaaaattattatcgaATATTCAGAAGGCATTTAATTCCCTTTTTCTTGAACCGTTGGTCATCTATGTTGCATGGGTATGCTGATATGATACGATACGATTCACCGATAAggcaaaattccaaaaaactAGGAAACGGGTACAGCATTGATACGgcgattaaaataatatatatttaaaaataatataaatagaaaaaattaatattacatCTATCATGTCATAATCATCCATCATAAGTGCAAAAcataaaactaaacaaaacaagtctccataaacaaaacacaaaatacaagtCTTCATAGGATTGttcaaatcataaaaatataaatataaaaagcaacacaaaaacaaattaaaacattgAGAAGCCACTTCTCAAATTTCTAACTTCATTCATCATTGTCATCACAGGTAAATATGATTGCttctaatttcttcttcctatttcttcttcttttatagtTATTCTCTCCCAAATAAAATGAAGACCTAGCTTCTATCAAGAAGAAGAGGCTGCGTGTTTAcaaattgagtttttaaaattaacatTATCAGAAGACAATAGGAGTAGCGACATATCGGATATGAGTATCGGAGTATCAGATACAAGCACACCCCTCTAGTTAAGAGTATCGGTGCAACGCAGTTGGTCCTTAAGGTCTACAAGAATCGATTAAATGTCTTTCCAACGATCAAGTTTTTTCTAGTTTTTGGAAATACTTAATAGTGTTGTTTTTGCAGGCAAGTTATTTTAGTTATGTGAGACAAATTGTATAGAAAAGTGAGAAATAGAGAAAGACAATAGAAATTGTTCTTAAAAGTATCTTTTGTGCTTCATAAAGCACCTGTACTGCTAATTACCATAATAAGTGTATAGGTTACAAAACATAGAAATTGTGGAGATTATAAACTTCTGTAAAAGAAAACGACACGATTTTAATTAGCGtgtttatgtgttttttttttctttaaagaaaCTATTTTCTAACCTTAAAAAGATCCAAATATACCACTAGaagtaggttttttttttgttggggggGGGGGGNNNNNNNNNNNNNNNNNNNNNNNNNNNNNNNNNNNNNNNNNNNNNNNNNNNNNNNNNNNNNNNNNNNNNNNNNNNNNNNNNNNNNNNNNNNNNNNNNNNNNNNNNNNNNNNNNNNNNNNNNNNNNNNNNNNNNNNNNNNNNNNNNNNNNNNNNNNNNNNNNNNNNNNNNNNNNNNNNNNNNNNNNNNNNNNNNNNNNNNNNNNNNNNNNNNNNNNNNNNNNNNNNNNNNNNNNNNNNNNNNNNNNNNNNNNNNNNNNNNNNNNNNNNNNNNNNNNNNNNNNNNNNNNNNNNNNNNNNNNNNNNNNNNNNNNNNNNNNNNNNNNNNNNNNNNNNNNNNNNNNNNNNNNNNNNNNNNNNNNNNNNNNNNNNNNNNNNNNNNNNNNNNNNNNNNNNNNNNNNNNNNNNNNNNNNNNNNNNNNNNNNNNNNNNNNNNNNNNNNNNNNNNNNNNNNNNNNNNNNNNNNNNNNNNNNNNNNNNNNNNNNNNNNNNNNNNNNNNNNNNNNNNNNNNNNNNNNNNNNNNNNNNNNNNNNNNNNNNNNNNNNNNNNNNNNNNNNNNNNNNNNNNNNNNNNNNNNNNNNNNNNNNNNNNNNNNNNNNNNNNNNNNNNNNNNNNNNNNNNNNNNNNNNNNNNNNNNNNNNNNNNNNNNNNNNNNNNNNNNNNNNNNNNNNNNNNNNNNNNNNNNNNNNNNNNNNNNNNNNNNNNNNNNNNNNNNNNNNNNNNNNNNNNNNNNNNNNNNNNNNNNNNNNNNNNNNNNNNNNNNNNNNNNNNNNNNNNNNNNNNNNNNNNNNNNNNNNNNNNNNNNNNNNNNNNNNNNNNNNNNNNNNNNNNNNNNNNNNNNNNNNNNNNNNNNNNNNNNNNNNNNNNNNNNNNNNNNNNNNNNNNNNNNNNNNNNNNNNNNNNNNNNNNNNNNNNNNNNNNNNNNNNNNNNNNNNNNNNNNNNNNNNNNNNNNNNNNNNNNNNNNNNNNNNNNNNNNNNNNNNNNNNNNNNNNNNNNNNNNNNNNNNNNNNNNNNNNNNNNNNNNNNNNNNNNNNNNNNNNNNNNNNNNNNNNNNNNNNNNNNNNNNNNNNNNNNNNNNNNNNNNNNNNNNNNNNNNNNNNNNNNNNNNNNNNNNNNNNNNNNNNNNNNNNNNNNNNNNNNNNNNNNNNNNNNNNNNNNNNNNNNNNNNNNNNNNNNNNNNNNNNNNNNNNNNNNNNNNNNNNNNNNNNNNNNNNNNNNNNNNNNNNNNNNNNNNNNNNNNNNNNNNNNNNNNNNNNNNNNNNNNNNNNNNNNNNNNNNNNNNNNNNNNNNNNNNNNNNNNNNNNNNNNNNNNNNNNNNNNNNNNNNNNNNNNNNNNNNNNNNNNNNNNNNNNNNNNNNNNNNNNNNNNNNNNNNNNNNNNNNNNNNNNNNNNNNNNNNNNNNNNNNNNNNNNNNNNNNNNNNNNNNNNNNNNNNNNNNNNNNNNNNNNNNNNNNNNNNAAAGACTTGGATGGACTGAGTTTCTTATTAGGGTGTGACGTTGCTCAGTTCACTCGTCAGGATTTCTGTTTGATCACAGGGCTTCGTTTTGGGGAAGTGCCTGAAGTTTCCAGTGGAGAGAGTGATGTAATCAGACTTcagaaaagatattttatagaCGAAGGAATTACATGCAATGCTTTAGAAGAAGCATTTATGAGGTGCACAGAGGAAGATGACATCTACAAGCTAGCTCTTGTTTACTTTGCTGAGTTAGTGGTTTTGGGAAGGGACAAACATTTGAACATCAATCTAAATTACCTGACCCTTGTAGAGGACTTGGATGCGTTCAACAGTTATCCGTGGGGTTCGGTGTCCTTTGACAAAACCCAAGacagtctattttctgcaCCAACAAAGTATGTGAAAAGCTTGCAAAatgaagagggaagagggaaggggAAAAGTAAGGTAACgggtgtaacaccccgactctaaattaaattcctaaattaaatttcttaatttaattaattttgaatttacggatttacccttggggtaggggtattttggtcattttattaCCCGGACAGATTTTGGGACAGTGGCTGGTATCTTTGGGTAGATCGTTTtaagatgagtccgtagacacgtagtgagCTCGAtccggagttgtaacgaagaagttacgatcaaaacATCGACAATGGcaaaatcgtaaatatttcgaagttgatttttttttaaaaacctgatttttcctttctctttctccctctctctctctctcctgcgaAACCAGAAAATCTCCCCCCCTTGCGACGACAGCGACTTCTCGTCGTCGCCACCGCCACCACACGCCGCCACTTGGGGCGGCACCGGTTCCGTTGGAACCACCACACTCCCTACTTTCCATTCCACCTCACCACCGCCTCAATCCGCCACCGTGGTCGCCGGAGACAGCCACGAAAAGTAGTGGTTTGGACAgatttttaccaaactttCGGCCTctcgttctctctcatttctccacCAAATTTGACGAGTAGGGTATGgttttctacctattttccatgctctagctgatggttgggtaggatttcgtTAATTTTGAGCTTAGATCAGTTGAATTTCAACTTAGGGTTCGGCCGGTTTTGGATTTCCGATTCCAgccacttccggtcactttttggggtaggcccaagaacaaaagtgactccaaatagggtgttgtATCTAGGGTAGGAGTCTTGAGCCGAGGTGTTGAGTTTTTCCGACGAAGGGTTATTGCTTTGGACACCCGCGCGCTGCcagcgcgtgggcactgtagcaaACTTGCATTTTTGTCCCAATGCGATCTCctggttgtcacgagtgcgtaggatttcgtggatctcaattcggacatcgtttgactatcgaacgaattttcacatattaggagttatccgggttcgccatgttcggaccgttggatcgactccATTCCAATTTATGTTACTCTAGACTTTCCTAGGAAcgtgtaggaattcgcggatcatgaatcggagccccggatgttccgattcaataatttaaagtttgaaGATTTTTCGATAACCGTACGATCGTGAGCAATCTAGCTGTCCTTTTCGGACCAAACTTACGGGACATATGTCTTAAACCTTGTGGAACTCCTAGGAACTTCCAGTTTGTTCCGTTCCTCGTACACTCGCTAGAAACCCGGGAAATTAGGATTTTAATTCAAGTTCTCGTTCAAAACACTTTGTATTAATCTGGTATTCGTATTCTGAAATAGGTACTCCGACCACGCATACGCAGCAGGTgggaccctctcagggtcaGGCAGTGTGggactacttgtgagtggactttgttttcaacttATAAGCATGGTTTTATAATGAGAATTTTATGCATATGAATTAAATAGTTATTGAAATGCATGTTATATTTAATAGTTGAATTCTTGATTTTCATAAAGTATTGGTAATAtaatttgggttttgacatattgagtatcttgagtatgTATATATGGATTATGAGAATTTCTATATATGTTTGGCTATGTGTGGGGTACTTGGGTTATTGAGATGAGATTGTGGAAGTGATGagtatagaatgtcagtttggaggggctataagcactaccctatgtaccNNNNNNNNNNNNNNNNNNNNNNNNNNNNNNNNNNNNNNNNNNNNNNNNNNNNNNNNNNNNNNNNNNNNNNNNNNNNNNNNNNNNNNNNNNNNNNNNNNNNNNNNNNNNNNNNNNNNNNNNNNNNNNNNNNNNNNNNNNNNNNNNNNNNNNNNNNNNNNNNNNNNNNNNNNNNNNNNNNNNNNNNNNNNNNNNNNNNNNNNNNNNNNNNNNNNNNNNNNNNNNNNNNNNNNNNNNNNNNNNNNNNNNNNNNNNNNNNNNNNNNNNNNNNNNNNNNNNNNNNNNNNNNNNNcatatttatattattattatatatatgtatatatatatatctcttatattatatatatatttacatatgtatataactattcattcattcttgtttttcGGTGAGGATACTTCCTTGCCGGTCGTGCCAATGGGTACGCTTTCGAGAGTTTGGTTTGGgacttataatatttaattggtgGGTTTGTTTAGTGTTCTGTTTGGATTTCGGACTTGGCATCCGGTattgtttggttttgacatatataaatatttatttgattatgaTGGTTTGGGATGCATTTGGATTTTCTTGCATGGTTTATTAAACAGTGAGGGTTATATTATGTTGGTTTACACTGAACTGAACTTTATTTtcgtccactcacatttttctgttttgcgccccccagccagtagttgacTGAGCTCCGCAGCTGAGCCGGATCGTGTGCTTACGAGTCTTGAGCCTTCGTAGGATTCCTTCATTCTGTTTTCCttgaactttatttttgttgtatttaaaTTCCTTAGATATGCTCTATTATCGCCCTTGCTAGGGTTTGATCTTTGAGGCCGGAGGCCTTTGTTTTAAACTGTTTATTTGCtttaaagcatgctgctggttggataccttaaactgtgaattttgAGCAGGTTGAATATTTggggaaatgttcaatttacaggggagactctgccaaaattttggtagaaagtctcgatccttagtaagtgggcccggcatcggggaGATGTCGGTAATGAGACGGGATTCGCTCCGTTTTCCGAGAATTCCGGGACGGGTCCTGTCAACGGGAACAAGCCGGAGAAATGAGAAGGGCAGGAAGGATAAGCATGGTGAAGCGCAAAGGAGTGgctggagttttaaaggtttcaTGTATGCTTTCCAGGTACATGGTAATAATGTTCATGTcagttatgttttgtttttctttaaaacataaataatgacTTTTGTCCTGTGAATTGTGTAGATTTGGgtatatgaattaattcctAGAATGGCGGACCTGAATTACTGCAAGGTTGTTGATCCGACCGCTGTCCCGCGTATTTTGCGATGAAGAACTACTACGTCTGTTCCAGAGATGAGAAAgttgaacaattattttttccagagcAAAGAGGTTTGGTTTGCAGCCCTTGGAACTATTGATAagattgaatgaaattttgaagTAGAATGATTTAATATGACTGTGGTTTGTATTCTGAAACAGTCAGTTCAGTTGCGGGAGCTATGTCCGAGTGAAGAGGAAATGAGACAGCCATATTGGAGTTGGCCACAGGATCGCCCTGCTGTTGTCTCGGCAGAgtcaattccttcttcatgTGGTGATCTTGATCAGTTGAACAAGGTGGTAAGCTTGTTGAGGTCCGAGTTGTTTCAAGTAAAGCGGGAAAAAGACGTCCTTCACTTAAAGGTCATACGGATGGAAAAACTGTTGGACCAATGTTTAGGTCCTCAGTTTGAGCAGGAAGTAAGGAGGGACCTAGCTTTACTGAAACAGAGGACGAAGCGAGGAAGATGAagggattgaagggggtgaagggccaagtaatagaaatgagggagaggaaaaggaagaggaggggattgaaggggggaaaaggaagatgaagggattgaagggggtgaagggccaagtaatagaaatgagggagaggaaaaggaagaggaggtgattgaagggggtgaagtGCAAGGAATACCAAGTGAGGTAGAGGAAggacaaaggaaaagaagtgaAGGAGAGCAAGTGCAAGTAAAAAGTAGCAAAGGAGAGGAAGCCCAAAGACAGAgcagtgagggagaggaagtgaaaagaaaaagcagtaaGGGAGAGAAactgcaaaggaaaaaaagggagggcaaggaagtgaaaacacaaagaagtgaggaaaaggaagtgcaaagaaaccaatgtgagaaagaagataatgaagttaTGTTGCTTGGGGATGACATTGGCGAGAGCACGGAGGGGACACTGCTTGAGTTTACTGTCGGGGACATTGATTTGGATCAACCTACAGCTGTGCTATCTCAGTTGAACGTGTGGTTGAATGATAAAGGTAAAGCTGTGGCACAAGGGGTCCAATTatggaaaaggaagaggatcaTTCCTATGTGGAAGATCATTGAAGGCATTGAATTGGTTCCAAAAACTGGGGCACAGCCAACCGGACTGAAGATGTTAGACCCAATGAAGGCGATTCCGCATGATGATCTGGTGAATTTGCTGAAACTTTGTTGGGAATGGCGCCAGGACCCAAAGTAAGTCCCTTGCAATTATAAGATAGAAGCATGactgtatataatttttaatatacaGTGTTCTAAAACTGTTTTACATTCATAGTTTGGTGATGCAATTTGGCAACGTGGAAGCTGAGATTGAATTCTTCGCTTCCCTCGTGAaagctgatggttggctgAAAGGAGATGTAAGTGTAATTGattatgcatttgttttaatgtacATAGATTATGAGATTGACAAGAACAACATGTTGCAGCACATTGATTTGGGGTTGTATCTCATCCGGAAGCGACAACAACAGTTTGAGGAAGTAGAAATAGCGGACTAGACAACGACACATGTTTTTTTATGGTATGTCATCGCCCTTGACCAAGTGCCGTTAATAATTACACATTTTCCATACAGACAATAGTGGAGGTGTTTAACCAttgattgttttgtatttCACAGAATCACATTCGAacttgctttgcggataataaaag belongs to Prunus persica cultivar Lovell chromosome G4, Prunus_persica_NCBIv2, whole genome shotgun sequence and includes:
- the LOC109948988 gene encoding uncharacterized protein LOC109948988 produces the protein MWKIIEGIELVPKTGAQPTGLKMLDPMKAIPHDDLVNLLKLCWEWRQDPNLVMQFGNVEAEIEFFASLVKADGWLKGDHIDLGLYLIRKRQQQFEEVEIAD